A genome region from Mustelus asterias unplaced genomic scaffold, sMusAst1.hap1.1 HAP1_SCAFFOLD_47, whole genome shotgun sequence includes the following:
- the LOC144483149 gene encoding uncharacterized protein LOC144483149: MEGKSTVHSGEKPYSCSVCGQDFNQSSGLFKHKCSHDGEKPWKCGVCGKGFNYPSQLETHRRGHTGERPFTCSDCGKGFTKLSTLQNHQRTHTGQRPFTCSLCGKGFTQSSTLIKHKLIHTGERPFTCSVCGMGFTQSSTLLTHQRVHTGEKRFTCSECGKGFTHKSTLLTHQQVHTRQRPFTCSQCGKGFVNSSILITHQRGHTDERPFKCLKCGKCFKTSQELVSHQQVHTDEKPFRCSHCGTGFRRSSHLTVHQRVHTGERPFTCTKCGKRFTQSSALLRHQQVHTGERPFTCAKCGKRFTQSSALLRHQQVHK; encoded by the coding sequence atggaaggaaaaagcaccgttcacagtggggagaaaccatactcGTGTTCCGTTTGCggacaagacttcaaccaatcatctggcctgttcaaacataaatgcagtcatgatggggagaagccgtggaaatgtggggtctgtgggaagggattcaattacccatcccagctggaaacccATCGGcgtggtcacaccggggagaggccgttcacctgctcggactgcgggaagggattcactaagttatccaccctgcaaaatcaccagcgcacacacactgggcagaggccattcacctgctctttgtgtgggaagggattcactcagtcatccaccctgattaaacacaaactaattcacactggggagagaccattcacctgctctgtgtgtgggatgggattcactcagtcatccacgctgctgacacaccagcgagttcacaccggggagaagcgattcacctgctctgagtgtggaaagggattcactcacaaatccaccctgctgacacaccagcaagttcacacgaggcagagaccattcacctgctcccagtgtgggaagggatttgttaATTCATCCATCCTAATTACACACCAAAGAggccacactgatgagagaccgtttaagtgTCTGAAGTGTGGGAAATGTTTTAAAACCTCGCAGGAACTGGTGTCCcatcaacaagttcacactgacgagaaaccattcagatgctctcactgtgggactgggttcaggcgatcatctcatctcactgtccatcagcgggttcacaccggggagagaccattcacctgcaccaagtgtgggaagagattcactcagtcatccgcattgctgagacaccagcaagttcacaccggggagagaccgttcacctgcgccaagtgtgggaagagattcactcagtcatccgcattgctgagacatcagcaagttcataAATAA
- the LOC144483156 gene encoding uncharacterized protein LOC144483156, which yields MCRKEEVQSTDQLTHQQVHTGEKLFTCSVCGKEFTRSHYLLRHRRVHTGERPFLCSVCGKMFPCSSQLVMHERVHTGERPYACPVCGKAFASSQHLLKHRPVHTGERAFICSECGKAFTESSSLRTHRRTHTGEKPFSCSICGKRFTQSSGLLRHQYIHTGDRPFTCSVCGKGFTDPSRLQTHQRVHTGEKPFTCSVCGKGFTDPSRLQRHQRVHTGAKPFNCSMCGKGFTQYYSLLKHRRLHV from the coding sequence ATGTGTAGAAAGGAAGAAGTTCAATCAACTGAccagctgacacaccagcaagttcacactggggagaagctgttcacctgctcggtgtgtgggaaggaattcactcggtcTCACTATCTTCTGaggcaccggcgagttcacactggggagaggccattcctctgctccgtgtgtgggaagatgtTTCCTTGTTCATCCCAGCTTGTGATGCACGAgcgtgttcacacaggggagaggccttaCGCTTGCCCTGTGTGCGGGAAAGCATTTGCTTCTTCACAACACCTGCTGAAACATCGGcctgttcacaccggggagagggcgttcatctgctccgagtgtgggaaggcttTCACCGAGTCATCCAGCCTCCGGACACACCGCCgcactcacacaggggagaagccattcTCTTGCTCCATTTGTggcaagagattcactcagtcgtctggcctgctgagacaccaatacattcacacaggggacaggccgttcacctgctctgtgtgtgggaagggattcactgatccatcccgcctgcagacacaccagcgagttcacaccggggagaagccgttcacctgctctgtgtgtgggaagggattcactgatccatcccgcctgcagagacaccagcgagttcacactggggcaaaacctttcaactgctccatgtgtgggaagggatttactcagtattacagcctgctgaaacatagacgacttcatgtgtga